The DNA region CTTAAATCCTTCTCTACCTGCGTGGATTACGCTCTCGAGAATGATATAGCTCTGGTCATCTTTGCGGGGGATGCTTATCGCACGAAAAACCCCTCCCCAACCCTACAAAGGGAGTTTGCAAAACAAATAAGGAGGCTCACCCGGGCAGGAATAAAAGTTCTGCTGTTGGTGGGAAACCATGATGTTCCAAATACCGAAAAATACGCACACTCCCTGGCGGTCTTCGATGCCCTTGAGGTAGAGGGGGTAATTGTGGCCAGAGACCCAAGGGTCCACATCATCGACACCCATCAAGGGAAAGTCCAGGTGGCAACCCTCCCCCACTTTCCCAAGAGCCAACTTCTAAAACTCGATGAATACAAGGATAAGACGGTCGAGGAGATAAATCAGATTATGGCCAAGGAGATCGAGTCATTTGTGGACCATCTAGCAGCCGAAGCGGGAAGAAATTCCGAAATTCCCTCGATACTTGCCGCTCACATCAGCGTATCCACGGCAAAGCTTGGCTCAGAGCAGAGCATCATGGTGGGAAATGACCTTACCATATTGCCCAGCGCTTTGCTTAAAGATGAATGGGATTATATCGCTTTGGGACATATCCACCGCCACCAAGTGTTGGAGGAATCGCCTCTCATGATCTACTCGGGAAGTATAGAGAGGATAGACTTCGGTGAAGAAAAGGAGGATAAGGGCTTCTGCGTCATTGATCTGCCCAAAAACCTACCTGCCGGCCGTGCCTACCGTAAGGCAGGCAGACACGGCGGTGCGACCTACAAATTCGAAAAAACACCGGCGAGAAGATTCTTAAGCCTTGATATCCAATGTCTTACGACCAATCCCACCTTGGAGGTCCTTAGGTCAATTGCCGAGCACGATGTCAAAGATACCGTGGTGAGGGTCAGGATAAAGGTTCCTTCGCACTTAAAACATTTGGTTCAAAGGGATGAAATTCACAAGGCACTTTCCTCCGCTCATTACGTTGCCTACGTGGATATAGAATCCGCGGGTGAAGATGTTCGAACGAGGAATCCCAACTTAACCGAGGCCGCAGGACCCCTCGTAGCCCTGGAAGAATACCTCTTATCAAGGGAAGACCTGAAAGAAAGAAGAGATGAGCTCCTTAAATTCGCTGGGGAGCTCATCAGCGAACTCCAGCAAGTCCAGACGAATCCTTGAGGAGTGCGATGAACTCATGATCCCAGTGGAACTTCGGCTGACCAACTTCATGAGCTACAAATACATGCCAGAACCATTGAGCTTTTCTAACATCCACACGGCTTGTCTTTCGGGTCCCAACGG from Actinomycetota bacterium includes:
- a CDS encoding exonuclease SbcCD subunit D, producing SMNSVRVLHFADLHLGMENYGKIDSATGLNQRILDFLKSFSTCVDYALENDIALVIFAGDAYRTKNPSPTLQREFAKQIRRLTRAGIKVLLLVGNHDVPNTEKYAHSLAVFDALEVEGVIVARDPRVHIIDTHQGKVQVATLPHFPKSQLLKLDEYKDKTVEEINQIMAKEIESFVDHLAAEAGRNSEIPSILAAHISVSTAKLGSEQSIMVGNDLTILPSALLKDEWDYIALGHIHRHQVLEESPLMIYSGSIERIDFGEEKEDKGFCVIDLPKNLPAGRAYRKAGRHGGATYKFEKTPARRFLSLDIQCLTTNPTLEVLRSIAEHDVKDTVVRVRIKVPSHLKHLVQRDEIHKALSSAHYVAYVDIESAGEDVRTRNPNLTEAAGPLVALEEYLLSREDLKERRDELLKFAGELISELQQVQTNP